A single region of the Gossypium arboreum isolate Shixiya-1 chromosome 12, ASM2569848v2, whole genome shotgun sequence genome encodes:
- the LOC108477248 gene encoding ATP-dependent Clp protease proteolytic subunit-related protein 2, chloroplastic, which produces MAISLNTNLHQPSLSCGTKVYSGLKLQSPCLFATGRPNLTADFYTRVNKSLQCGTRSCKATRSRVGMMPIGTPRVPYRVPGEGTWQWVDLWNALYRERVIFIGQHIDEEFSNQILATMLYLDSIDDNKRLYFYINGPGGDLTPSLAIYDTMKSLKSPVGTHCVGYAYNLAGFLLAAGEKGNRFAMPLSRVALQSPAGAARGQADDIRNEANELLRIRDYLFTELAKNTGQPVEKVNKDLSRMKRFNAQEALEYGLIDRIVRPPRIKADAPRRDAGTGLG; this is translated from the exons ATGGCAATCTCACTTAATACAAATCTTCATCAGCCGTCTCTGAG TTGTGGGACTAAGGTTTACTCTGGTTTGAAGCTTCAATCTCCCT GTTTGTTTGCAACTGGTAGACCAAACTTGACTGCGGACTTCTATACCAGAGTTAATAAGAGTCTCCAATGCGG AACGCGAAGCTGCAAAGCAACAAGGTCACGAGTAGGGATGATGCCAATAGGAACTCCAAGAGTTCCCTATAGAGTTCCAGGTGAAGGAACTTGGCAATGGGTTGATTTGTGGAATGCACTA TATCGAGAGCGCGTTATCTTCATTGGACAACATATAGATGAGGAATTTAGCAACCAAATATTGGCAACGATGTTATACCTTGATAGTATTGATGATAATAAAAGGCTTTATTTTTACATTAATGGCCCTGGCGGGGAT CTTACCCCAAGCTTGGCTATCTATGATACCATGAAAAGCTTGAAGAGTCCTGTCGGCACCCACTGTGTAGGCTATGCCTACAATCTAGCAGGCTTCCTGCTTGCAGCTGGGGAAAAG GGTAATCGCTTTGCAATGCCTCTTTCAAGAGTTGCTCTACAGTCTCCAGCTGGTGCTGCTCGTGGTCAG GCTGATGATATCCGTAATGAAGCCAATGAGCTTCTCAGAATCAGAGATTACCTTTTCACCGAGCTAGCTAAGAATACAGGCCAGCCTGTTGAGAAG GTCAACAAGGATTTAAGTAGGATGAAACGCTTCAATGCTCAAGAAGCTCTTGAATATGGGCTTATTGATCGTATAGTCAGACCACCTCGTATCAAGGCCGATGCACCTCGTAGGGATGCAGGAACAGGCCTTGGTTAG
- the LOC108478656 gene encoding AT-hook motif nuclear-localized protein 26-like yields MDPVSSSHGLSLPPPFHMRDFNLHHHPQLQQQENQYHHHQNSEDEQSGSSSGVKKRDRDDINNNNNNNSSANNEGKELSLQGYSEGEFNRRPRGRPAGSKNKPKPPIIINRDSANALRTHVMEIGDGCDIVESVATFARRRQRGVCIMSGTGTVTNVTLRQPASAGAVVNLHGRFEILSLAGSFLPPPAPPAATGITIYLAGGQGQVVGGSVVGTLTCSGPVVIMAASFSNAAYERLPLEEEDEGQLPVQGDGIGSPAAVGGQQQQPQQQQALAESNAPLFHGLPPNLLNSIQLPSEAFWATGRPPF; encoded by the coding sequence ATGGATCCAGTTTCATCATCACATGGCCTCTCTCTTCCACCTCCATTTCATATGCGAGATTTCAATCTTCACCACCATCCTCAGCTTCAACAGCAAGAAAATCAGTACCATCATCACCAAAACTCTGAAGATGAGCAAAGTGGAAGCAGCAGTGGGGTTAAGAAAAGGGATCGGGACGATATCAacaataacaacaacaacaacagcaGCGCCAATAACGAAGGCAAAGAGCTTAGCCTTCAAGGCTATAGTGAAGGAGAGTTCAATCGAAGACCACGAGGCAGGCCCGCTGGATCCAAGAACAAACCTAAGCCACCTATCATCATCAACCGAGACAGTGCCAACGCTTTACGCACGCATGTCATGGAGATAGGGGATGGATGTGACATTGTTGAAAGCGTCGCAACCTTTGCTAGAAGACGTCAGAGGGGAGTTTGCATAATGAGTGGGACTGGGACCGTCACGAATGTGACCCTTAGGCAACCAGCCTCGGCTGGTGCAGTTGTCAACTTACATGGCCGATTTGAGATACTGTCATTGGCGGGATCATTTTTGCCTCCACCTGCACCGCCGGCTGCTACGGGGATAACCATATATTTGGCTGGCGGACAAGGCCAAGTTGTGGGCGGTAGTGTTGTTGGGACACTCACTTGTTCAGGCCCGGTTGTGATTATGGCAGCTTCTTTTAGTAACGCCGCATATGAGCGGCTTCCATTggaagaagaagatgaaggaCAGCTTCCAGTGCAAGGAGATGGAATTGGATCACCCGCTGCAGTTGGAGGGCAACAACAACAGCCGCAGCAGCAGCAAGCCTTGGCTGAGTCAAATGCGCCTCTTTTTCATGGATTACCACCTAATCTTCTCAATTCTATTCAGTTACCAAGTGAGGCATTTTGGGCTACTGGTCGCCCTCCATTCTAG